The Flammeovirgaceae bacterium genome contains a region encoding:
- a CDS encoding HAMP domain-containing histidine kinase → MKLRDKLTLFFSVAAGLLILTFGLSVYFFSAQYRTSEFYNRLLKRVDITEKMFLEKESFSPQGYELIRNQFLNTLPDETEEVVEVTAGWEKQLKQPYPEDFLISLQQNEEAYFFEQERQGAGRIFHLAGGNYAVIITAVDRVGISMLANLQTILVLAIVIGIIGMTLMSHYLSGRILQPISAKIQKANTISAKNLHERLRVFNPDDELGQLALAFNRLLDRIDLAFNAQKLFVANASHEIRNPLTAIIGEADVALEKNRGVEEYKEALVHIQAEAERLNRLVNNLLQLSAVSSNLSDVKREPLAVNTLVEEALSVYRTMNPECQVSVSLSNHNPRVLGNKNLLQTAFINLLDNASKFSGNAPVNLSVEKMMDEVEITVTDKGMGIPEEDIPKIYQPFFRSENVRNIRGTGIGIPLTVRIIELHQGRFEVHSKLNQGTVARMVLPCG, encoded by the coding sequence GTGAAACTGAGGGATAAACTTACTCTTTTCTTCAGTGTGGCCGCAGGTCTGTTGATACTTACGTTTGGCCTTTCGGTTTATTTTTTTTCGGCCCAGTACCGCACCAGCGAATTTTACAACCGGCTGCTGAAACGCGTAGATATTACCGAAAAAATGTTTCTGGAAAAGGAAAGTTTTTCGCCCCAAGGTTACGAACTTATCCGCAACCAGTTTCTTAACACGCTGCCTGATGAAACTGAGGAAGTGGTTGAAGTAACGGCTGGCTGGGAAAAGCAACTGAAGCAACCCTATCCGGAAGATTTTCTGATATCGTTGCAGCAGAATGAAGAGGCTTATTTTTTTGAACAGGAGCGGCAGGGGGCCGGCCGCATCTTTCACCTGGCTGGGGGTAATTATGCGGTAATCATCACCGCGGTTGACCGGGTGGGCATCAGCATGCTGGCTAACCTGCAAACCATTCTGGTGCTGGCTATTGTTATCGGTATTATTGGTATGACCCTCATGAGTCACTACCTTTCTGGTCGCATTCTTCAGCCGATTTCGGCTAAGATTCAGAAAGCAAACACCATCAGCGCCAAAAACCTGCACGAACGACTTCGGGTTTTCAATCCGGATGATGAGCTCGGTCAGCTGGCACTTGCGTTTAACCGGTTACTGGATCGGATTGATTTGGCATTTAATGCCCAGAAGCTTTTTGTGGCCAATGCTTCGCACGAAATCCGAAATCCGTTAACGGCAATTATCGGAGAGGCCGATGTGGCGCTTGAAAAGAACAGGGGGGTGGAGGAGTATAAAGAAGCACTGGTGCACATACAGGCCGAGGCGGAGCGGTTAAACCGGCTGGTAAATAATCTGCTGCAGCTTTCGGCAGTAAGCTCCAATCTCAGTGATGTTAAGCGCGAACCGCTGGCAGTCAATACCCTGGTGGAGGAAGCCTTGTCGGTTTATCGTACTATGAATCCCGAATGTCAGGTTAGCGTATCATTAAGCAACCATAACCCACGGGTACTTGGCAATAAAAACCTGTTACAAACAGCTTTTATTAACCTGCTCGATAATGCCTCGAAGTTTTCGGGCAATGCTCCGGTAAACCTTTCGGTTGAAAAGATGATGGATGAAGTTGAGATAACCGTTACGGATAAAGGCATGGGCATTCCCGAAGAAGATATTCCTAAAATCTATCAGCCTTTTTTCCGGTCGGAGAACGTACGCAACATCAGGGGCACCGGCATTGGTATACCCTTAACGGTTCGTATTATTGAGTTGCACCAGGGCCGGTTTGAAGTCCATTCTAAGCTCAACCAGGGCACAGTGGCCAGAATGGTGTTGCCTTGCGGATAA
- a CDS encoding response regulator transcription factor: MRILLIEDEPSVASFIRKGLEENGMLVTQAFDGATGLTLALREEFDVIVLDIVMPGMNGLDVCKQIRTKHGMKTPILMLTALGTTEDIVEGLTTGADDYLPKPFKFKELLARINALTRRGKTVSQVLRVADLELNRESKEVTRNNRPIELTAREFRLLEYLLINKNRVVSRVDILENVWDINHDLGTNVVDVYINYLRKKIDADFGKPLIKTVVGMGYIIKEVDRETEG, from the coding sequence ATGCGCATCCTGCTGATTGAAGACGAACCCTCTGTTGCCTCTTTTATCCGGAAAGGATTAGAAGAAAACGGCATGCTGGTAACCCAGGCGTTTGATGGGGCCACCGGCCTTACATTGGCTTTGCGCGAAGAATTTGATGTAATTGTTCTCGACATTGTGATGCCCGGTATGAACGGCCTGGATGTATGCAAACAAATACGCACAAAGCACGGCATGAAAACCCCCATCCTTATGCTTACCGCGCTGGGAACTACCGAAGACATTGTTGAAGGCTTAACCACCGGGGCTGACGATTACCTGCCTAAGCCTTTTAAGTTTAAAGAGCTGCTGGCCCGCATTAACGCGCTTACCCGCAGGGGTAAAACAGTAAGCCAGGTGCTGCGCGTGGCCGACCTCGAACTGAACCGCGAATCGAAGGAGGTAACCCGTAATAATAGACCCATTGAACTGACCGCCCGCGAATTCAGGCTGTTGGAATACCTGTTGATAAACAAAAACAGAGTCGTTTCGCGTGTTGATATTCTGGAAAATGTATGGGACATAAACCACGACCTGGGTACCAATGTGGTGGATGTGTACATTAATTACCTGCGTAAAAAAATAGATGCCGACTTCGGCAAGCCGCTGATAAAAACTGTAGTGGGCATGGGGTATATAATAAAGGAGGTTGACCGTGAAACTGAGGGATAA
- a CDS encoding Crp/Fnr family transcriptional regulator: protein MQDILFSFISRYVSLTEDEKNAIRSLDLFRTVKKGTVLLKEGQKSQNSYFVLKGCIRVYYIINGEEKTTAFYTELDALTPHCVISKTPSEYYISCIDDTILAVSNADMEAAINASFPKFESLCRMLSEELLAKQRTDFDEFKTSSPEQRYLNLVQKRPDLIQRVPQHQLASYLGIKPQSLSRLRARILEKGQA, encoded by the coding sequence ATGCAGGACATACTTTTTAGCTTTATATCAAGATATGTTTCTCTTACAGAGGATGAGAAAAACGCAATACGTTCGCTAGACCTGTTTCGCACGGTAAAGAAAGGGACTGTTTTACTTAAAGAAGGACAGAAATCGCAAAACAGCTATTTTGTATTAAAGGGTTGTATCCGGGTTTATTACATCATAAACGGAGAAGAAAAGACAACGGCTTTCTATACTGAACTGGATGCCTTAACGCCTCATTGCGTAATAAGCAAAACGCCTTCTGAGTATTATATAAGTTGTATAGATGATACTATACTGGCTGTTTCAAATGCTGATATGGAAGCAGCAATTAACGCCAGCTTTCCAAAGTTTGAGTCCTTATGCCGCATGCTGTCCGAAGAACTCCTGGCTAAACAGCGTACAGACTTTGATGAATTTAAGACCTCTTCGCCTGAACAACGCTACCTGAACTTAGTGCAAAAACGACCTGACCTTATCCAACGTGTTCCACAACACCAGTTGGCGAGCTATTTGGGCATAAAACCTCAATCATTAAGCAGGCTGCGGGCAAGAATCCTGGAAAAAGGGCAAGCGTAG
- a CDS encoding GyrI-like domain-containing protein, translating to MFTYKGAYEGFYPVYDYIYNVCLFGYKFDLADKPALEWYVKSPPFYKPENYVTDFYVPIK from the coding sequence GTGTTTACCTACAAAGGAGCTTATGAAGGATTTTATCCCGTTTATGACTACATCTACAACGTTTGCTTGTTCGGGTATAAGTTTGACTTAGCCGACAAGCCGGCACTTGAATGGTATGTTAAATCGCCACCATTCTATAAGCCTGAAAATTATGTAACTGATTTTTATGTTCCTATAAAATAG
- a CDS encoding IS256 family transposase: protein MLTPEFLKQFKNSKDLNSFIDELFKKGMEQMLEGELDGHLGYAKHSPEGINSGNSRNGKTRKTIKTTRGELQIEVPRDRNSTFEPVLVPKRSRFVEGIEEIIISLYARGMSVRDIEIQIREIYGVNVSDATISNVTSRVHTLVTEWQSRPLSSVYFVVWMDGIVFKVRQNGKVINKTIYLAVGLNAQGFKEVLGMWLGESESASFWISVLTDLKSRGVEDILITSTDNLKGFTDAITSVFTQSVTQICVVHQIRNALRYVVWKDKKQFVADLKTVYGAPNKELAAQALEQLEVTWGKKYPHAIKSWKTNWDNLTHFFDYPIEIRTLIYTTNIIENLNGKIRKYTNNKLSFPDDQAVVKAVYLALREITKKWTLPVRNWPLIVNQFLTIFEGRCKI, encoded by the coding sequence ATGCTCACCCCTGAGTTTCTCAAGCAATTTAAGAATTCGAAAGACCTCAACAGCTTTATCGATGAACTTTTCAAAAAGGGCATGGAGCAAATGCTGGAAGGTGAACTCGATGGCCATTTGGGCTATGCCAAACATTCACCAGAAGGGATTAACTCCGGGAACTCACGGAACGGAAAAACCCGTAAGACCATCAAGACCACGCGAGGTGAACTACAGATAGAAGTACCTCGGGATCGGAACAGCACGTTTGAGCCCGTCCTGGTTCCCAAGCGCAGCCGGTTCGTAGAAGGCATCGAAGAAATTATCATCTCCTTATATGCCCGGGGTATGAGCGTACGCGACATTGAAATACAAATCCGGGAAATCTATGGTGTGAATGTTTCGGATGCCACTATTTCCAACGTTACCTCGCGGGTACATACGTTGGTAACGGAGTGGCAAAGCAGGCCTCTTTCATCGGTGTACTTTGTGGTGTGGATGGATGGGATCGTATTCAAAGTCCGGCAGAATGGGAAGGTGATCAACAAAACCATTTACCTGGCCGTAGGCCTTAATGCTCAGGGGTTTAAGGAAGTATTGGGCATGTGGCTGGGTGAAAGCGAAAGTGCTTCATTCTGGATAAGTGTACTTACTGATTTAAAAAGCCGTGGCGTGGAAGATATTCTCATCACCAGCACCGATAATCTGAAGGGCTTCACCGATGCAATCACCAGCGTGTTTACCCAATCGGTAACCCAGATTTGTGTAGTTCATCAGATCAGAAATGCGCTTCGCTACGTTGTCTGGAAAGACAAGAAACAATTTGTAGCCGATTTGAAGACTGTTTACGGAGCACCAAACAAAGAGCTGGCTGCTCAAGCCTTAGAGCAGCTTGAAGTAACATGGGGCAAAAAATATCCGCATGCTATCAAGTCGTGGAAAACGAATTGGGATAACCTCACGCACTTCTTCGATTATCCGATCGAAATCCGAACGCTGATCTATACCACGAACATTATCGAAAATCTCAACGGAAAAATCCGCAAGTATACCAACAACAAACTTTCGTTCCCTGACGACCAGGCGGTGGTGAAAGCGGTGTACCTGGCTTTACGGGAGATCACCAAAAAATGGACCTTGCCCGTGAGAAACTGGCCACTAATCGTAAATCAATTTTTAACTATCTTCGAAGGCAGATGCAAAATATAA
- a CDS encoding AraC family transcriptional regulator: MRTDTRNSYLESINKAIAFIESNSTTDIQLKDIATQANLSQYHFHRVFKSLTGDTTKNFLTRLRLEKAALKLKHSQTDIGQIAFDCGYQNHETFTRAFKDYFCLSPLEYRNSIAGLTANKQNEYEKENIDLNSLNVQGPIIKTIPGLHLAYIRHTGSYDKVGSSFQRLMFWAATHLVLRLKPVTIGIVHDNPDLTAEPHIRFDACVLVSKEIKPSGEIGYKKIEGVTTKQLCKGPIRPC; this comes from the coding sequence ATGAGAACAGACACCAGAAATTCTTATCTCGAAAGTATAAATAAGGCAATTGCATTCATAGAAAGTAATTCAACAACCGACATTCAACTAAAAGATATTGCAACTCAAGCAAACCTTTCGCAATACCATTTTCATCGGGTTTTCAAATCACTGACAGGCGACACAACAAAAAACTTTTTGACAAGACTTCGACTTGAAAAAGCAGCTCTAAAACTTAAACATTCACAAACCGACATCGGACAAATTGCGTTTGACTGTGGCTATCAAAATCACGAAACATTTACAAGAGCATTTAAAGACTATTTTTGCCTTTCACCATTAGAATACCGGAATTCAATTGCAGGGCTTACGGCAAACAAACAAAACGAGTACGAAAAGGAAAACATTGACTTAAATTCACTCAACGTTCAAGGTCCAATTATCAAAACAATACCCGGCCTGCACCTTGCTTACATACGACACACAGGCTCGTATGACAAAGTTGGCAGTTCATTTCAGCGACTAATGTTTTGGGCTGCAACTCATTTAGTTTTAAGATTAAAGCCTGTTACAATTGGTATTGTTCACGACAATCCCGACTTAACAGCAGAACCACATATCCGTTTTGACGCTTGTGTTTTAGTTTCCAAAGAAATAAAACCAAGTGGAGAAATTGGTTACAAAAAAATTGAAGGGGTAACGACTAAGCAACTGTGTAAAGGCCCGATTCGGCCTTGCTGA